The Linepithema humile isolate Giens D197 chromosome 7, Lhum_UNIL_v1.0, whole genome shotgun sequence genome has a window encoding:
- the LOC105667626 gene encoding carbohydrate sulfotransferase 5-like isoform X10, translating into MTGTTENATITEIQDVVDQQRRAIRRDMENYEYPNGRYGVNVSIKNQEEQLLPVYRSKLDDLVMEKGGRPMRSVILTSWRSGSTFLGDVVNAHPANFYHYEPLLDYGIVQIRGPPFADESLTRIISLMNCEYKELDRYLNYGKTHPWVFNHNTHLWRQCQAHKRICWDPRFVSKFCRLFPFQSMKLVRLRLRAAERLLAEEELGVRLVLLVRDPRGILQSRKHREWCPSKPDCSDPALVCADMVSDFSAAIEFSKKYPHSFRVVRYEDLSVDPYKHVKELYNFYGLNFHTNVKRFLDTHTKNDVGGVSSTFRNSKVAPFHWRADLDFEEVREIQKVCATAMRLWGYVMALNSTHQKDFDPITNYRFQL; encoded by the exons ATGACAGGAACTACAGAAAATGCCACGATTACCGAAATTCAGGATGTGGTTGATCAGCAAAGGAGAGCGATTAGAAGGGACATGGAGAATTATGAATACCCAAATGGAAGATACGGAGTAAATGTGAG CATTAAAAATCAGGAAGAACAACTGTTACCTGTTTACCGTAGCAAGCTGGACGATCTAGTGATGGAGAAAGGCGGTAGACCCATGAGAAGCGTAATTCTAACGAGTTGGAGAAGCGGCAGTACGTTTCTCGGTGATGTAGTGAACGCGCATCCGGCCaacttttatcattatgaACCGTTGCTTGATTACGGTATTGTACAAATCAGGGGGCCACCATTCGCCGACGAATCCTTGACGAGAATTATCTCGCTCATGAACTGCGAATACAAAGAGCTTg ATCGCTACCTGAATTACGGGAAGACTCATCCTTGGGTCTTCAATCACAACACGCATTTATGGCGGCAGTGTCAAGCGCATAAACGCATCTGTTGGGATCCGCGCTTCGTCTCCAAATTTTGCCGACTCTTTCCATTTCAATCGATGAAGCTTGTGCGATTGAGGCTGCGTGCGGCAGAGAGGCTTTTAGCTGAAGAAGA ATTGGGTGTGCGGTTAGTTCTACTCGTCCGTGATCCGAGAGGAATTTTGCAATCCAGAAAGCACAGAGAATGGTGCCCGTCGAAACCCGACTGCTCCGATCCGGCTCTGGTTTGCGCCGACATGGTGTCGGATTTTAGCGCGGCGATAGAATTCTCGAAGAAGTATCCACATTCTTTCAG AGTGGTGCGCTACGAGGATCTATCAGTGGACCCCTACAAGCACGTAAAAGagctttacaatttttacggTCTGAACTTTCACACGAACGTGAAGAGGTTCCTGGACACGCACACGAAGAACGACGTGGGTGGTGTGTCGAGCACCTTCCGGAATTCCAAAGTCGCGCCGTTCCACTGGCGGGCCGACTTGGACTTCGAGGAGGTCCGCGAGATACAGAAGGTCTGCGCGACCGCCATGCGACTATGGGGATACGTGATGGCCTTAAATTCCACACATCAAAAAGACTTCGATCCTATCACGAATTACCGGTTCCAGTTGTGA
- the LOC105667626 gene encoding carbohydrate sulfotransferase 5-like isoform X9: MSKRLSFYGLVGLASLCIFFFLAFNQRYSSYLEHRLQPVISDVEIRPRTTKIQEPVTVSQAFMTGTTENATITEIQDVVDQQRRAIRRDMENYEYPNGRYGVNVSIKNQEEQLLPVYRSKLDDLVMEKGGRPMRSVILTSWRSGSTFLGDVVNAHPANFYHYEPLLDYGIVQIRGPPFADESLTRIISLMNCEYKELDRYLNYGKTHPWVFNHNTHLWRQCQAHKRICWDPRFVSKFCRLFPFQSMKLVRLRLRAAERLLAEEELGVRLVLLVRDPRGILQSRKHREWCPSKPDCSDPALVCADMVSDFSAAIEFSKKYPHSFRVVRYEDLSVDPYKHVKELYNFYGLNFHTNVKRFLDTHTKNDVGGVSSTFRNSKVAPFHWRADLDFEEVREIQKVCATAMRLWGYVMALNSTHQKDFDPITNYRFQL; the protein is encoded by the exons ATGTCGAAGCGGCTGAGTTTCTATGGTTTGGTAGGCCTGGCGTCCCTCTGCATCTTCTTCTTCCTAGCGTTTAATCAGCGCTACAGCAGCTACCTCGAGCATCGTCTGCAGCCGGTGATATCG GATGTTGAGATAAGGCCACGGACTACCAAAATCCAAGAACCAGTCACAGTAAGCCAG GCGTTCATGACAGGAACTACAGAAAATGCCACGATTACCGAAATTCAGGATGTGGTTGATCAGCAAAGGAGAGCGATTAGAAGGGACATGGAGAATTATGAATACCCAAATGGAAGATACGGAGTAAATGTGAG CATTAAAAATCAGGAAGAACAACTGTTACCTGTTTACCGTAGCAAGCTGGACGATCTAGTGATGGAGAAAGGCGGTAGACCCATGAGAAGCGTAATTCTAACGAGTTGGAGAAGCGGCAGTACGTTTCTCGGTGATGTAGTGAACGCGCATCCGGCCaacttttatcattatgaACCGTTGCTTGATTACGGTATTGTACAAATCAGGGGGCCACCATTCGCCGACGAATCCTTGACGAGAATTATCTCGCTCATGAACTGCGAATACAAAGAGCTTg ATCGCTACCTGAATTACGGGAAGACTCATCCTTGGGTCTTCAATCACAACACGCATTTATGGCGGCAGTGTCAAGCGCATAAACGCATCTGTTGGGATCCGCGCTTCGTCTCCAAATTTTGCCGACTCTTTCCATTTCAATCGATGAAGCTTGTGCGATTGAGGCTGCGTGCGGCAGAGAGGCTTTTAGCTGAAGAAGA ATTGGGTGTGCGGTTAGTTCTACTCGTCCGTGATCCGAGAGGAATTTTGCAATCCAGAAAGCACAGAGAATGGTGCCCGTCGAAACCCGACTGCTCCGATCCGGCTCTGGTTTGCGCCGACATGGTGTCGGATTTTAGCGCGGCGATAGAATTCTCGAAGAAGTATCCACATTCTTTCAG AGTGGTGCGCTACGAGGATCTATCAGTGGACCCCTACAAGCACGTAAAAGagctttacaatttttacggTCTGAACTTTCACACGAACGTGAAGAGGTTCCTGGACACGCACACGAAGAACGACGTGGGTGGTGTGTCGAGCACCTTCCGGAATTCCAAAGTCGCGCCGTTCCACTGGCGGGCCGACTTGGACTTCGAGGAGGTCCGCGAGATACAGAAGGTCTGCGCGACCGCCATGCGACTATGGGGATACGTGATGGCCTTAAATTCCACACATCAAAAAGACTTCGATCCTATCACGAATTACCGGTTCCAGTTGTGA